From the genome of Neisseria lisongii, one region includes:
- a CDS encoding FecCD family ABC transporter permease, with translation MENALNRDNIIRQQRLLERKRCLILLLFALAGLTGLVFDIVTGPSMLPVSEVVKSLLGMEVADEMTHTIVFELRLPIALMALAVGATLGVGGAEIQTLLNNPMASPYTLGLAAAAGFGASVVIAFGSFGLPLQYAVPIGAFLMTMLAAAVLFAFASARRFTSATLVLVGIALLFIFQSLLSLVQFISAPEISQQILFWLFGNLNKATWEHLAVLCIVSAFCLTLLLKDSWKLTALRLGEERAASLGINLVALRFKTLVLVAMMTATAISFVGIIGFIGLVAPHIARMLLGEDQRFFLPGAMLMGAAFLSLSSVLSKVIIPGALFPVGIVTSFVGVPFFFWIIWSKR, from the coding sequence ATGGAAAACGCTTTGAACCGCGACAACATTATCCGTCAACAGCGTTTGCTGGAACGTAAACGCTGTTTGATTTTATTGTTGTTTGCTTTGGCCGGTCTGACCGGTCTGGTGTTTGATATTGTTACCGGCCCGTCTATGTTGCCGGTGTCGGAAGTGGTGAAATCGCTGTTGGGCATGGAAGTGGCGGACGAGATGACGCACACGATTGTGTTCGAATTGCGTTTGCCGATTGCGCTGATGGCGCTGGCGGTGGGGGCGACTTTGGGCGTAGGCGGGGCGGAAATTCAAACGCTGTTGAATAATCCGATGGCAAGCCCGTACACTTTGGGTTTGGCAGCGGCGGCCGGTTTCGGCGCTTCGGTGGTGATTGCCTTCGGCAGCTTTGGTTTGCCGCTGCAATATGCCGTACCGATCGGCGCATTTTTAATGACCATGCTGGCGGCGGCGGTATTGTTTGCATTTGCTTCGGCACGCCGTTTCACTTCGGCAACGCTGGTGCTGGTCGGCATTGCCCTGCTGTTTATCTTCCAATCGCTGCTGTCGCTGGTGCAGTTTATCTCAGCACCGGAAATTTCGCAGCAGATTCTGTTTTGGCTGTTCGGCAATCTGAACAAGGCAACTTGGGAACATTTGGCGGTGTTGTGCATCGTCAGCGCCTTTTGCCTGACCCTGCTGCTGAAAGACAGTTGGAAACTGACTGCTCTGCGTTTGGGCGAAGAGCGGGCGGCAAGTCTGGGCATCAATTTGGTGGCGCTGCGCTTTAAAACGCTGGTGTTGGTGGCAATGATGACGGCGACCGCCATCAGTTTTGTCGGCATTATCGGCTTTATCGGTCTGGTTGCGCCGCACATCGCCCGTATGCTCTTGGGAGAAGACCAACGCTTTTTCCTACCCGGCGCAATGTTGATGGGCGCAGCATTTTTATCGCTTTCATCAGTATTGTCCAAAGTGATTATTCCGGGGGCGCTGTTTCCGGTGGGGATTGTAACCTCGTTTGTCGGCGTACCGTTTTTCTTCTGGATTATTTGGAGTAAACGCTGA
- a CDS encoding tRNA threonylcarbamoyladenosine dehydratase gives MADMDSMVSRRFGGIARLYGSGALQRFQEAHVCVVGVGGVGSWGVEALARSGIGNLTLIDLDNVAESNINRQLHALSDDFGKPKVSALHERIVQINPECRVTEIEDFVDEDNLDTLFRRPFDFVIDAIDQIRVKAAMADYFVKHRQPFILSGGAGGQRNPALIQTADLSKVTHDPLLANLRYTLRKKYGFSRDTKAKMHVPCVYSTENITPPQIEGGCAVGEAPQGLSCAGYGASMLVTATFGLYCAQAAIDFIAGKK, from the coding sequence ATGGCAGATATGGATTCTATGGTTTCCCGACGTTTCGGCGGCATTGCCCGTTTATACGGCAGCGGGGCATTGCAGCGTTTTCAAGAGGCGCATGTCTGCGTGGTTGGAGTCGGCGGGGTTGGTTCGTGGGGCGTGGAAGCCTTGGCACGCAGCGGCATCGGCAATCTAACGCTGATTGATTTGGACAATGTGGCGGAATCCAATATCAACCGCCAACTGCACGCTTTGAGCGACGATTTCGGTAAGCCAAAAGTCAGCGCGCTGCACGAGCGGATTGTGCAGATTAACCCCGAATGCAGGGTAACGGAAATCGAAGATTTTGTCGATGAAGACAATCTGGACACGCTTTTCAGACGGCCTTTTGATTTTGTAATCGATGCCATCGACCAAATCCGGGTCAAAGCCGCAATGGCAGATTATTTTGTGAAACACCGCCAACCGTTTATCTTGAGCGGCGGGGCGGGCGGACAGCGCAATCCGGCGCTGATTCAAACGGCGGATTTGAGCAAAGTTACCCACGATCCGCTGCTGGCAAATCTGCGATATACCCTGCGTAAAAAATACGGTTTCAGCCGGGATACCAAAGCAAAAATGCACGTTCCCTGCGTCTATTCGACTGAGAACATTACGCCGCCGCAAATAGAAGGCGGATGCGCCGTCGGCGAAGCGCCGCAGGGTTTGTCGTGCGCCGGTTACGGGGCCAGTATGCTGGTAACGGCAACTTTCGGCCTATATTGCGCCCAAGCCGCCATCGACTTTATCGCAGGTAAAAAATGA
- a CDS encoding universal stress protein: MYKHLVVAVDGSETSLNALKHATSLAQANNARLTLVHVANPAEYMALAPEFLQHDSYEAAAVAQGTEVLEFAEQAAQKEGVANIVKHLLVANKGAREMAQELVDYADANGADLLVLGTHGRTGLMHLLMGSFAETVMRQSHLPLLVIRSKAED, from the coding sequence ATGTACAAACATTTAGTCGTTGCAGTCGATGGTAGCGAAACTTCATTGAACGCCTTGAAACACGCCACCAGCCTGGCTCAGGCCAATAACGCCCGTCTGACTTTGGTTCACGTTGCCAATCCTGCCGAATACATGGCGCTGGCACCCGAGTTTCTGCAGCATGACAGCTACGAAGCCGCTGCTGTGGCGCAGGGTACGGAAGTTTTGGAATTTGCCGAACAGGCGGCGCAAAAAGAAGGCGTTGCCAACATTGTCAAGCATTTGCTGGTTGCCAACAAAGGCGCACGGGAAATGGCTCAAGAACTGGTGGACTATGCCGATGCCAACGGCGCAGATTTGCTGGTGTTGGGTACACACGGCCGCACCGGTCTGATGCACCTTTTAATGGGAAGCTTCGCCGAAACCGTAATGCGTCAAAGCCACCTGCCGCTGCTGGTGATCCGCAGCAAAGCCGAAGACTAA
- the mutY gene encoding A/G-specific adenine glycosylase: MNHTQFAPILINWQRQHGRRNLPWQVQDPYRIWLSEIMLQQTQVATVCGYYPRFIEKFPTVADLAAAEQDEVLALWAGLGYYSRARNLHKAARQVVEQFGGRFPQSRQELETLCGVGRSTAAAISAFAFGQRETILDGNVKRILCRIFARDGNPADKKFEQSLWTLAESLMPSENQDMPAYTQGLMDLGATVCKRSKPLCGECPMSSMCEAKKQNRIDELPRRKAAVNVQTLPLYWLTVRNQDNKIWLHKREQGGIWGGLYCVPCFESLDELHRFADDLGLNEGDLSEDTPFTHRLTHRLLLITPFTATCPNPPFSDGLWVAPQDLADYGLPKPLQDYLHRKQGRLF, translated from the coding sequence ATGAATCATACCCAATTTGCCCCCATTCTAATCAACTGGCAGCGGCAACACGGCCGCCGCAACCTACCTTGGCAGGTGCAAGACCCTTATCGGATTTGGCTTTCAGAAATCATGTTGCAGCAAACGCAGGTTGCCACCGTTTGCGGCTATTACCCCCGTTTTATCGAAAAATTCCCCACCGTAGCAGATCTGGCAGCGGCAGAGCAAGACGAAGTGTTGGCATTGTGGGCAGGCTTGGGCTATTACAGTCGGGCGCGCAATCTGCACAAAGCCGCCCGCCAAGTGGTAGAACAATTCGGCGGCCGCTTTCCGCAAAGCAGGCAGGAATTGGAAACCCTGTGCGGTGTTGGCAGAAGCACCGCCGCCGCCATTTCCGCCTTTGCCTTCGGGCAGCGGGAAACCATTTTAGACGGCAACGTCAAGCGTATTCTGTGCCGCATTTTCGCTCGGGACGGCAATCCGGCAGACAAAAAATTCGAGCAGTCGCTGTGGACACTCGCCGAAAGCCTGATGCCGTCTGAAAATCAGGATATGCCGGCTTATACGCAGGGATTGATGGATTTGGGTGCAACTGTTTGCAAACGCAGCAAGCCCTTGTGCGGCGAATGCCCGATGAGCAGCATGTGCGAAGCCAAAAAGCAAAACCGCATTGACGAATTGCCCCGCAGAAAAGCCGCCGTCAACGTGCAAACCCTCCCGCTTTATTGGCTGACCGTACGCAATCAGGACAACAAGATATGGCTGCACAAACGGGAGCAGGGCGGCATTTGGGGCGGGCTGTATTGCGTTCCCTGTTTTGAAAGCCTTGACGAACTGCACCGTTTTGCCGATGATTTGGGGCTGAATGAGGGCGATTTAAGCGAAGACACACCGTTTACCCACCGCCTGACCCACCGACTGTTATTGATTACACCGTTTACCGCCACTTGCCCGAATCCCCCGTTTTCAGACGGCCTGTGGGTCGCCCCGCAGGACTTGGCGGATTACGGCTTGCCCAAACCTTTGCAGGATTATTTGCATCGCAAGCAGGGAAGGTTGTTTTAG
- the pncB gene encoding nicotinate phosphoribosyltransferase, whose protein sequence is MTERAPIIQSLLDTDLYKFTMLQVILHQFPQTHSVYEFRCRNQETDYPLAEIQQELEWELDALCQLRFQEDELDYLRSLRFIRSDFVDYLELFQLKRRFVKISPDEQGRLNIRIEGPMVQAMFFEIFILAIVNELYFRRLETPEILAEGERRLQIKVAQLHEIAKQQNPADPPFVISDFGTRRRYTRAWQEHVVRTLLAAEPDIVRGTSNVYLAKKLNITPIGTMAHEFLQAFQALDVRLRNFQKAALEAWVHEYRGDLGIALTDVVGMDAFLVDFDLYFAKLFDGLRHDSGDPYIWGDKAYRHYQKLKIDSRTKMLTFSDGLNIEKSWALHQYFKDRFKTSFGIGTNLTNDLGHTPLNIVLKLVECNRQSVAKLSDSPGKTMTNNRTFLAYLRQVFNVPEQGETENGK, encoded by the coding sequence ATGACCGAGCGAGCGCCCATCATTCAATCGCTGCTGGACACCGATTTATACAAATTCACCATGCTGCAGGTGATTCTGCACCAATTTCCGCAAACCCACAGCGTGTACGAATTCCGTTGCCGCAACCAAGAAACCGACTATCCGCTAGCAGAAATCCAACAGGAATTAGAGTGGGAATTAGATGCACTCTGTCAGCTGCGTTTTCAGGAAGACGAGCTGGACTATCTGCGCAGCCTGCGCTTTATCCGCAGCGATTTTGTCGATTATCTCGAACTGTTCCAACTCAAACGCCGCTTTGTCAAAATCAGCCCCGACGAACAAGGCCGTCTGAATATCCGCATCGAAGGCCCGATGGTGCAGGCGATGTTTTTTGAAATCTTCATTCTCGCCATCGTCAACGAACTCTACTTCCGCCGCTTGGAAACCCCCGAAATTCTCGCCGAAGGCGAACGCCGCCTGCAAATAAAAGTAGCGCAGCTGCACGAAATCGCCAAGCAGCAAAACCCCGCAGACCCACCGTTTGTTATCTCCGACTTCGGCACCCGCCGCCGCTATACCCGAGCATGGCAGGAACACGTTGTGCGCACCCTCCTTGCCGCCGAACCCGACATCGTACGCGGCACCAGCAACGTTTATCTGGCAAAAAAACTCAACATTACCCCCATCGGCACCATGGCGCACGAGTTCCTACAAGCCTTCCAAGCCCTTGACGTACGCCTGCGCAACTTCCAAAAAGCCGCCCTTGAAGCCTGGGTACACGAATACCGAGGCGACCTCGGCATCGCCCTGACCGATGTAGTCGGCATGGACGCATTCTTGGTCGATTTCGACCTCTATTTCGCCAAACTCTTCGACGGCCTGCGCCACGACAGTGGCGACCCGTATATTTGGGGCGACAAAGCCTACCGCCACTACCAAAAACTCAAAATCGACAGCCGCACCAAAATGCTTACCTTTTCAGACGGCCTCAACATCGAAAAATCTTGGGCGCTGCACCAATATTTCAAAGACCGCTTCAAAACCAGCTTCGGCATCGGCACCAACCTCACCAACGACTTAGGCCACACCCCGCTGAACATCGTCTTGAAACTGGTCGAATGCAACCGCCAATCCGTCGCCAAACTCTCCGACTCCCCCGGCAAAACCATGACCAACAACCGCACCTTCCTCGCCTATCTGCGGCAGGTGTTCAATGTTCCGGAGCAGGGGGAAACGGAAAACGGGAAGTAA
- the cysD gene encoding sulfate adenylyltransferase subunit CysD, translating to MSIQNHHLNWLEAESIHIIREVIAEAKNPALLFSGGKDSVVLLALAVKAFQLEGRPLKLPFKLLHVDTGHNYPEVIQFRDETVARTGVQLVVGSVEDSIKKGTVVLRRETDSRNAAQAVTLVETIEEQGFDALMGGARRDEEKARAKERIFSFRDEFGQWDPKNQRPELWSLYNTRLFPGENMRVFPISNWTELDIWQYIAREQLALPPIYYTHQREVVERNGLLVPVTPLTPKRDGEVSEIRDVRFRTVGDISCTCPVASTAATPEDIIAETATATISERSATRMDDRVSEAAMEERKKAGYF from the coding sequence ATGTCTATCCAAAACCACCATCTCAACTGGCTGGAAGCCGAGTCTATCCACATTATCCGTGAAGTGATTGCCGAAGCGAAAAATCCGGCGCTGCTGTTTTCCGGCGGTAAAGATTCGGTTGTGCTGCTGGCGCTGGCGGTTAAAGCCTTTCAGTTGGAAGGCCGTCCGCTGAAACTGCCGTTCAAGCTGCTGCACGTCGATACCGGACACAATTACCCCGAAGTGATTCAGTTCCGTGATGAAACTGTTGCCCGCACCGGCGTGCAGCTGGTGGTCGGAAGCGTGGAAGACTCCATCAAAAAAGGCACGGTCGTTTTGCGTCGGGAAACCGATTCCCGCAATGCCGCTCAAGCCGTTACTTTGGTAGAAACCATTGAAGAACAAGGGTTTGACGCACTGATGGGCGGCGCACGCCGAGATGAAGAAAAAGCCCGTGCCAAAGAGCGGATTTTCTCGTTCCGCGACGAATTCGGCCAATGGGACCCGAAAAACCAGCGCCCCGAATTATGGTCGCTCTACAACACCCGCCTGTTCCCCGGCGAAAATATGCGTGTCTTCCCGATTTCCAACTGGACGGAACTCGACATCTGGCAATACATCGCCCGAGAACAACTCGCCCTGCCGCCGATTTACTACACCCACCAACGGGAAGTAGTCGAACGCAACGGCCTGCTGGTTCCGGTTACGCCGCTGACACCGAAACGGGACGGCGAAGTATCCGAAATCCGAGATGTCCGCTTCCGCACCGTCGGCGATATTTCCTGCACCTGCCCCGTTGCCAGCACCGCCGCCACACCGGAAGACATCATCGCCGAAACCGCTACGGCAACCATCTCCGAACGCAGCGCCACCCGCATGGACGACCGGGTTTCCGAAGCAGCGATGGAAGAACGTAAAAAAGCGGGTTATTTTTAA
- a CDS encoding IS110 family transposase → MMDTPFYFIGIDIAKLKFDVAVKKSAKVYQHHQFENHPQGFAALSEWLNSFSDKPLYIVMEATNVYHERLCEYLYAAGHSVVVINPKCAANFAKGLNLRSKTDKADAKLLARLAESYVHEFDLWQPKGNNEKALLRQLRHLEHLKTALTKEKVRLQMLLDEYAMASSERLIAFLECEVKTVETHIHQLVKQDDQLKHNHRLLSSIPAIGKTTACWLLAILGDGTRFKNGRAAATYAGLTPMVRQSGTSVDKRVGISRIGQSDLRKILYMPAVSFCFGKYKDSIYSSFVQRLLERNKLAKKAVIVALMRKLVTIAQSVLKYQQPFNEERYAKMCLDKA, encoded by the coding sequence ATGATGGACACCCCATTTTATTTTATCGGCATCGATATTGCCAAGTTAAAGTTCGATGTTGCGGTTAAAAAATCCGCAAAAGTGTATCAACACCACCAGTTTGAGAACCATCCGCAAGGTTTTGCTGCTTTGAGCGAATGGCTGAACAGCTTTTCGGATAAGCCGCTCTATATCGTGATGGAAGCGACAAACGTCTATCACGAAAGGTTGTGCGAATACTTATATGCGGCCGGACATTCGGTAGTCGTGATTAATCCCAAATGTGCCGCCAACTTTGCCAAAGGTTTGAACTTACGTTCCAAAACCGACAAAGCGGATGCCAAATTACTTGCCCGCTTAGCCGAAAGCTATGTTCATGAGTTTGACCTGTGGCAACCGAAGGGCAATAACGAAAAAGCCTTATTGCGCCAACTTCGTCATCTCGAACATTTAAAAACAGCGCTGACCAAAGAAAAAGTCCGGCTGCAGATGCTGTTGGACGAGTATGCAATGGCTTCGTCCGAACGTCTGATTGCTTTTCTTGAGTGCGAAGTCAAAACCGTTGAAACGCATATTCATCAGTTGGTGAAACAGGACGATCAGTTGAAACACAACCATCGTCTGTTGAGCAGTATTCCCGCCATCGGCAAAACCACAGCCTGTTGGCTGCTCGCCATACTGGGCGACGGCACTCGGTTTAAAAACGGAAGGGCTGCTGCGACCTATGCCGGACTGACCCCGATGGTCAGACAATCGGGAACGAGTGTAGATAAGCGGGTCGGTATCTCCCGTATCGGACAGAGTGATTTGAGGAAGATACTCTATATGCCGGCCGTGTCGTTTTGCTTTGGCAAATATAAGGACAGTATTTACAGCTCGTTTGTCCAACGCTTGCTGGAGCGTAATAAACTGGCGAAAAAAGCCGTGATTGTGGCTCTGATGCGTAAACTCGTAACCATTGCCCAATCTGTATTGAAGTACCAACAACCCTTTAACGAAGAACGCTATGCGAAAATGTGTCTGGATAAGGCTTGA
- a CDS encoding ABC transporter ATP-binding protein: MDTLYINDLTVRRGSLTVSDGISLAFEAGKVYTVLGPNGTGKSSLIKTVFGELPYQGEIRFNQETLSRSRLADWRQRIGYMPQDSHVEAALTALEVVLLGQMDALHMHVGDTLLQEAADLMAQLNIGHLAHRPITGLSGGQRQLVMFAQVLMRKPKILLLDEPVSALDMHHQLNLLEQVCRYTRNHNLITMMVLHDLSLAGQFSDGLIMLGNGKVQAQGDAQTVLQADLISRLYQIEVELLQCSQGLPVVRPQRRKTESSS, encoded by the coding sequence ATGGATACGCTGTATATCAACGACTTAACCGTCCGTCGGGGCAGCCTGACGGTTTCAGACGGCATCAGTCTGGCGTTTGAAGCGGGCAAGGTTTACACCGTGCTGGGGCCGAACGGCACCGGCAAATCTTCGCTGATTAAAACCGTTTTCGGCGAATTGCCGTATCAGGGCGAAATCCGCTTTAATCAGGAAACACTGAGCCGCAGCCGTTTGGCAGACTGGCGGCAGCGTATCGGCTATATGCCGCAAGACAGCCATGTCGAAGCTGCGCTGACCGCTTTGGAAGTGGTGCTGCTCGGGCAGATGGACGCACTGCATATGCACGTCGGCGACACGCTGCTGCAGGAAGCCGCCGATTTAATGGCGCAGCTCAATATCGGCCATCTGGCGCACCGCCCGATTACCGGTTTGAGCGGCGGGCAGAGGCAACTGGTGATGTTTGCCCAAGTATTGATGCGCAAACCGAAAATCCTGTTGCTGGACGAACCGGTCAGCGCCTTGGATATGCACCACCAGCTCAACCTGCTCGAACAAGTGTGCCGCTATACCCGTAACCACAATTTAATCACCATGATGGTGTTGCACGATTTGAGCTTGGCAGGCCAGTTTTCAGACGGCCTGATCATGCTCGGCAACGGCAAAGTGCAGGCGCAGGGCGATGCACAAACGGTTTTGCAGGCAGACTTAATCAGCCGCCTGTATCAAATCGAAGTCGAACTGCTGCAATGCAGCCAAGGCTTGCCGGTTGTCCGCCCGCAACGCCGGAAAACCGAATCATCATCATAA
- a CDS encoding ATP-grasp domain-containing protein: MLTITTCCQYPEPPATLIAVQQRLQALGIDTAFDTWQNRPQSPYLLPLCAWDYSEQPEAFRHWLYAAQAAGSRFANAPDLMMWNSDKRYLCDLAAQGVDVIPSLYLEHADRENLARIMRQNAWQQAVIKPAVGQSGKQVQKISPAHMPADCSAYRNGMMIQPYIAETAGGGEICMVFFQGQYSHAVRRQPPQGEWRANSAYGVAILPYQPAEHIIAAAQAVVQKLPELPLYARVDGTLIGQNLLLNELELIEPSLYLDQAAGAVERFVQAVAEWVAR; this comes from the coding sequence ATGCTGACCATTACCACCTGTTGCCAATATCCCGAACCGCCTGCAACCCTGATTGCCGTACAACAGCGTTTGCAGGCACTCGGCATCGACACCGCATTCGACACTTGGCAAAACCGCCCGCAAAGCCCGTATCTGCTCCCTTTGTGCGCATGGGATTACAGTGAGCAGCCGGAGGCTTTCCGCCATTGGTTGTACGCAGCACAGGCAGCGGGCAGCCGTTTTGCCAATGCGCCCGATTTGATGATGTGGAACAGCGACAAACGCTATCTCTGCGATTTGGCGGCACAAGGCGTTGATGTGATTCCCAGTCTGTATCTCGAACACGCCGATCGGGAAAACCTTGCCCGCATCATGCGGCAAAATGCTTGGCAGCAGGCGGTTATCAAACCCGCAGTCGGGCAGAGCGGCAAACAGGTGCAGAAAATCAGCCCTGCGCACATGCCCGCAGACTGTTCCGCCTACCGCAACGGCATGATGATTCAGCCCTATATCGCCGAAACCGCCGGCGGCGGCGAAATCTGCATGGTATTTTTTCAGGGGCAATACAGTCATGCCGTCCGCCGCCAGCCGCCGCAGGGCGAATGGCGGGCCAACTCCGCTTACGGTGTCGCCATTTTGCCGTATCAACCGGCAGAACACATCATCGCCGCCGCCCAAGCCGTTGTGCAGAAATTACCCGAATTGCCGCTCTACGCCCGAGTGGACGGCACATTAATCGGGCAAAACCTGCTGCTGAACGAATTGGAATTGATCGAACCGAGCCTGTATCTCGACCAAGCTGCAGGCGCAGTCGAACGCTTTGTTCAGGCAGTGGCGGAATGGGTAGCACGTTAA
- a CDS encoding ABC transporter substrate-binding protein, with protein sequence MLKPNKLLVASILLAAAPLLYAKPVQVTDILNRKVTVDLPAKRVVLGFYYQDYMAVGGNKALDNVVGFSKKVWSGWAPASWELFSKAVPKLNQLADIGEVEEGTFSVEKVLSLNPDLLVLADWQYKALGSDLDKITKAGIPVVVLDYNAQTLAKHVRSTEILGQLTGQPQRAKQISGEYQKAVQQIQQRVRTAKQPKPKVYAEFGRGGPNDQGVTFYSSMWGSMINLVGAQNIAPSSIGAWGALSAEQVLATKPDTVIITGRETELKKNQEGMVMGFNITPSEAQRRLAGFTKRAGWSALPAVKNQRVFGAYHANSRSMSDVASVQFVAKAAYPELFKDLNPTKTYTDFYRKYLPVVPSGTFYIQLAK encoded by the coding sequence ATGCTGAAACCAAACAAACTTTTAGTGGCTTCTATCTTGCTGGCTGCTGCGCCGCTGCTTTATGCCAAGCCGGTTCAGGTTACGGATATTTTAAACCGCAAGGTAACGGTGGATTTGCCGGCCAAGCGGGTGGTGTTGGGCTTTTATTATCAGGACTATATGGCGGTCGGCGGTAATAAGGCGCTGGATAATGTGGTCGGTTTTTCTAAAAAAGTGTGGTCGGGCTGGGCGCCGGCAAGCTGGGAATTGTTCAGCAAGGCTGTGCCGAAGTTGAATCAGCTTGCGGACATCGGCGAAGTGGAAGAAGGGACTTTCTCGGTAGAAAAAGTATTGTCGCTGAATCCTGATTTGCTGGTGTTGGCGGATTGGCAATATAAGGCGCTGGGTTCGGATTTGGACAAGATTACCAAAGCCGGTATTCCGGTTGTGGTGTTGGACTACAATGCGCAAACTTTGGCCAAGCATGTACGTTCTACCGAGATTTTGGGCCAACTGACCGGCCAGCCGCAGCGTGCGAAACAGATTTCGGGCGAATATCAAAAAGCGGTGCAGCAGATTCAGCAGCGGGTGCGTACTGCAAAACAGCCTAAGCCGAAAGTGTATGCGGAATTCGGTCGCGGCGGTCCGAACGATCAGGGCGTAACCTTTTATTCGAGCATGTGGGGTTCGATGATTAATCTGGTGGGTGCGCAGAATATTGCACCGAGTTCGATAGGCGCTTGGGGTGCATTGAGTGCGGAACAAGTGCTGGCAACCAAACCGGATACCGTGATTATCACCGGCCGTGAAACCGAGTTGAAGAAAAATCAGGAAGGCATGGTGATGGGCTTCAATATCACGCCGTCTGAAGCGCAACGCCGTTTGGCGGGCTTTACCAAACGTGCCGGTTGGTCGGCATTGCCGGCGGTGAAAAACCAACGGGTCTTCGGTGCATATCACGCCAATTCCCGTTCGATGTCGGACGTGGCTTCGGTGCAGTTTGTCGCAAAAGCGGCCTATCCTGAATTATTTAAGGATTTGAACCCGACCAAAACCTATACCGATTTCTACCGTAAATACTTGCCGGTTGTGCCGAGCGGTACATTCTATATCCAACTGGCGAAATAA
- a CDS encoding segregation and condensation protein A, whose amino-acid sequence MNPTATVAEPTVAWVFGQPVTDLPQDLFIPPDALKVVLSSFQGPLDLLLYLIRKQNIDVLDIPMVKITEQYLHYIAQMESYQFDLAAEYLLMAAVLIEIKSRLLLPRTEAPEEEEADPRAELVRRLLAYEQMKLAAQGLDALPRAGRDFAWAYLPLEIAAEAKLPEVYTADLTQAWLGILSRAKHTRSHEVIREAISVRAQMTSILRRLNEGGSCPFHALFKPEQGRAYVVVNFIALLELAKEGLVRIVQNEQFGSIEIHLKNEQNAA is encoded by the coding sequence ATGAACCCGACCGCCACCGTTGCCGAACCGACCGTTGCATGGGTATTCGGCCAGCCCGTTACCGATTTGCCGCAAGATCTGTTTATTCCGCCCGATGCTTTGAAAGTGGTGTTGAGCAGCTTTCAAGGGCCGCTGGATTTGCTGCTGTATTTAATCCGCAAGCAGAATATTGATGTTTTGGATATTCCGATGGTGAAAATCACCGAGCAATATCTGCACTATATCGCCCAGATGGAAAGCTATCAGTTTGATTTGGCGGCAGAATATCTGCTGATGGCGGCAGTATTGATTGAAATCAAATCACGTCTGCTGTTGCCCCGCACCGAAGCGCCGGAAGAAGAGGAAGCCGACCCGAGGGCAGAATTGGTGCGCCGCCTGCTGGCATACGAACAGATGAAACTGGCCGCTCAGGGTTTGGATGCTTTGCCGAGGGCGGGGCGGGATTTCGCATGGGCGTATTTACCGCTGGAAATCGCCGCCGAAGCCAAATTGCCGGAAGTCTATACCGCCGATTTAACGCAGGCGTGGCTGGGCATTCTGTCCCGTGCCAAACACACCCGCAGCCACGAAGTGATACGGGAAGCCATTTCCGTGCGGGCGCAGATGACTTCGATTTTACGCAGGCTCAATGAGGGCGGAAGCTGTCCGTTTCACGCTCTGTTCAAGCCCGAACAGGGCAGGGCGTATGTGGTGGTAAACTTTATCGCCCTGCTGGAACTGGCAAAAGAAGGCTTGGTGCGGATTGTGCAGAACGAGCAGTTCGGCAGCATCGAAATCCATCTCAAAAACGAACAAAACGCCGCCTGA
- a CDS encoding plastocyanin/azurin family copper-binding protein codes for MKYLLAALMMGASLAASAANHEIKMLNAGKDGTMVFEPGVLKAAPGDTVTFKAASAGHFVQSKAVPNGAKDFTSEEDENFTVKLDKEGVYVYICPPHRTMNMAGIIQVGKAVNRAEAEAAVAELEKRATVNQGRLKTYLQQIK; via the coding sequence ATGAAATACCTACTCGCCGCCCTGATGATGGGCGCTTCGCTGGCCGCATCGGCCGCCAACCACGAAATCAAAATGCTGAATGCCGGCAAAGACGGCACCATGGTGTTCGAGCCGGGCGTGCTGAAAGCCGCTCCCGGCGATACCGTAACCTTTAAAGCCGCTTCCGCCGGACATTTCGTACAAAGCAAAGCCGTACCGAACGGGGCGAAAGACTTCACTTCCGAAGAAGACGAAAATTTCACCGTCAAACTGGATAAAGAAGGCGTGTACGTCTATATCTGTCCGCCGCACCGCACCATGAATATGGCGGGCATTATCCAAGTCGGCAAAGCCGTGAACCGAGCGGAAGCGGAAGCCGCCGTTGCCGAGCTTGAAAAACGGGCAACCGTCAATCAAGGCCGTCTGAAAACCTATCTGCAACAAATCAAATAA